One stretch of Caloenas nicobarica isolate bCalNic1 chromosome 2, bCalNic1.hap1, whole genome shotgun sequence DNA includes these proteins:
- the LRATD2 gene encoding protein LRATD2, whose protein sequence is MGNQVEKLTHLNYKEVPTADPTGMDRDEGPRIGVSYIFSNDDDELEQQQDSVHDLGGEHPALQPYDPQLHEVECSVYYRDECIYQKSFSEEDTLPEEGDEGGGGHLSTYTPENLLNRCKPGDLVEFVCQAQYPHWAVYVGDFQVVHLHRLEVVNSFLTDASQGRRGRIANRLYRYKPLSPAVVVRNALDQVGCKDRDLSWRNSECFAAWCRYGKREFKIGGELRIGKQPYRLQIRLGDKRSHTLEFQSLEDLIMEKRRNDQIGRAAVIQELSSHLQAAEEEEEEEEDHHHPGARTAVE, encoded by the coding sequence ATGGGGAACCAGGTGGAGAAGTTGACCCATCTGAACTACAAGGAAGTTCCCACGGCCGACCCGACAGGTATGGACAGAGATGAAGGGCCCAGGATCGGAGTCTCCTACATATTTTCGAATGATGATGATGagctggaacagcagcaggattCGGTGCACGACCTGGGGGGTGAGcaccctgccctgcagccctaCGATCCCCAGCTGCATGAGGTGGAGTGCTCAGTTTATTACCGGGATGAGTGTATTTACCAGAAGAGCTTTTCTGAGGAGGACACACtgccagaggagggtgacgaaggAGGTGGGGGGCATCTGAGCACCTACACCCCGGAGAACCTGCTGAATAGGTGCAAACCAGGTGACCTGGTAGAGTTTGTGTGCCAGGCCCAGTATCCACACTGGGCGGTCTATGTCGGAGATTTTCAAGTCGTGCACCTGCACAGGCTGGAGGTGGTGAACAGCTTCCTCACCGATGCCAGCCAGGGCAGACGGGGCCGCATTGCCAACCGGCTGTACCGCTACAAacccctcagcccggccgtggTGGTGcgcaatgccctggaccaggTGGGTTGCAAGGACCGGGACTTGAGCTGGAGAAACTCTGAGTGTTTCGCTGCCTGGTGCCGGTACGGCAAGCGGGAGTTTAAAATTGGCGGGGAGCTACGCATAGGCAAGCAGCCCTACCGATTGCAGATCCGGCTGGGTGACAAGCGCAGCCATACGTTGGAGTTTCAGAGCCTGGAGGATCTGATtatggagaagaggagaaatgaCCAGATTGGTAGGGCTGCCGTGATCCAGGAGCTCTCCAGCCACCTGCAGGCtgcggaggaggaggaagaggaggaggaagaccaTCATCATCCAGGTGCTCGGACTGCTGTGGAGTAG